From the genome of Limisalsivibrio acetivorans, one region includes:
- a CDS encoding 3'-5' exonuclease yields the protein MERTVKPMINRMSREYIASLPALRFKGDIVTVRTEQEAERCASVLMKHEMIGFDTESRPSFRKGVMYPVSLLQLSTEHKAYLFQLGTTGISSAMKDLLESEDTKKVGIGIRDDIKKLKELNTFDEGGFIDLGEMASAKGIIQFGARSLAARYLGMKLVKTMQKTNWARSELTRKQRVYAATDAWVCLKLYPKVVEDDTDYRQFEEEECSSREESSVGDRG from the coding sequence ATGGAACGAACAGTGAAACCAATGATAAACAGAATGAGCAGGGAATATATCGCCTCCCTGCCGGCGCTTCGCTTTAAGGGTGATATCGTTACTGTGCGAACTGAGCAGGAGGCCGAAAGGTGTGCTTCTGTGCTTATGAAGCATGAAATGATAGGCTTCGATACAGAAAGCCGCCCCTCCTTTAGGAAGGGTGTAATGTATCCCGTCTCACTCCTACAGCTATCCACAGAGCATAAGGCTTACCTTTTTCAGCTTGGCACCACCGGCATATCCTCTGCTATGAAAGATCTTTTGGAATCGGAGGATACGAAGAAGGTCGGGATCGGAATAAGGGATGACATAAAGAAGCTTAAGGAATTGAACACCTTTGATGAAGGCGGTTTTATCGACCTCGGTGAGATGGCCTCCGCTAAAGGGATAATCCAGTTCGGTGCAAGGAGCCTTGCGGCAAGATACCTCGGTATGAAGCTGGTTAAAACGATGCAGAAGACGAACTGGGCAAGGTCTGAGCTCACCCGCAAACAGAGGGTTTATGCCGCCACGGATGCCTGGGTCTGCCTGAAGCTCTATCCCAAAGTGGTTGAGGATGATACCGACTACCGCCAGTTTGAAGAGGAGGAGTGTTCCTCCAGAGAGGAGAGCAGTGTTGGTGACAGAGGATGA
- a CDS encoding S8 family serine peptidase — translation MNKISRLTVLVTVLLFCAAAAYASGAHVVNKSSLLLKAASKGKVLIIADFEAENYSKLAKTSASFGTATPSGKLPAEALKADAALKASVSKGADAVLSSISGTDYNLVRRYSFIPALALEASVETINALANNPRVTYIKEDIPRPLPPVTKVDAPTLADSVPQINADDVWNMGYTGKDWYVAILDTGIRSSHEFFTGKDIVEVCFSYEGNCPNGQTSMTGTGAAAHYPSSYAGYSHGTHVAGIAAGKKSDGTMSGVAKDADIIAMQVFSMFEQDQLCGEDQDGNYKDCVLSYNSDQMQALNWLYENRANYSIASANLSLGGGQYSEFCDTSNPTYKSIIDNLISADIATLIASGNDGYCAYVNSPACISTAIAVGAVTKQDVETEFTNSHPTMVDIFAPGASILSAVPTSDTDYEAWNGTSMATPHIAGAWALFRDRNSGASVSTIETLLKQYDQPVNMLCDEPSDAGRVDVLAVVNNLQPDVDISAPYNIDITINESSAYTNTRDVTYSISAQDNTGVTGYYISESNTEPTLGSFNSVTSTTNYSGTVSGTLSEGDGLKTVYVFFRDAEGNIGFSSDTITLDTTAPVVSSIDPADGAVNVSRDVRIEVTFSETINGVTIGDNSFFLQSITPVAHKVSLSATSLNRADDSDTYYFIPNEELYSGTSYRLSITTDIEDLAGNSMAELFTSSFTTIANVESENVSTDNGTLTVGIGAGDFAGAPYFNGESYTIENYEVMYDGGLEFSVYVSPGSATTVTLSFPEIPDNPALFKCDGGSCSKINSVFSGKTATYTLVDGGSLDEDGAENGIIVDPVVLAGGDGSDDDDDTGSGGGGGGGCSAADNSSNGFAWLLLALSAVLFRRKRA, via the coding sequence ATGAACAAAATCTCAAGACTTACCGTACTCGTAACAGTACTGCTGTTTTGTGCCGCAGCAGCCTACGCTTCGGGGGCACACGTTGTTAACAAATCCTCACTCCTTCTCAAGGCGGCCAGTAAGGGGAAGGTCCTTATCATCGCCGACTTTGAAGCGGAAAACTACTCAAAACTCGCTAAGACATCCGCATCTTTCGGAACAGCTACTCCATCGGGCAAGCTTCCAGCAGAAGCTCTTAAGGCTGACGCTGCACTGAAAGCATCTGTTTCAAAAGGAGCGGATGCTGTACTCTCCTCTATATCCGGAACAGACTATAATCTGGTTCGCAGATACAGCTTTATCCCTGCCCTGGCCCTTGAGGCATCTGTGGAAACCATCAATGCGCTCGCCAATAATCCCCGGGTAACCTACATAAAAGAGGATATCCCCCGCCCTCTTCCGCCGGTAACAAAAGTGGATGCACCCACCCTTGCCGATTCTGTCCCGCAGATAAACGCAGATGATGTATGGAACATGGGATATACGGGCAAGGACTGGTATGTGGCTATCCTTGACACAGGGATAAGAAGCTCCCACGAATTCTTCACCGGAAAGGATATCGTTGAAGTCTGTTTCTCATATGAAGGAAACTGCCCCAACGGACAGACATCAATGACAGGTACAGGAGCGGCAGCTCATTACCCCTCAAGCTATGCTGGATACTCCCATGGAACACACGTTGCTGGTATCGCAGCGGGTAAAAAGTCCGATGGTACCATGAGCGGGGTTGCCAAGGATGCAGACATCATCGCCATGCAGGTCTTCTCAATGTTTGAACAAGATCAACTCTGTGGTGAGGATCAGGATGGCAACTACAAGGACTGCGTTCTTTCATACAACTCGGATCAAATGCAAGCGCTTAACTGGCTCTACGAGAATAGAGCAAACTACAGTATCGCCTCAGCAAACCTCAGCCTTGGAGGGGGTCAGTATTCTGAGTTCTGTGATACAAGCAATCCCACCTATAAAAGTATCATCGATAACCTTATCTCTGCTGATATTGCTACACTTATCGCCTCAGGAAACGACGGATACTGCGCTTACGTTAACTCACCAGCATGTATCTCCACAGCTATCGCTGTGGGCGCTGTTACAAAGCAGGATGTCGAGACCGAGTTCACCAACTCCCACCCCACCATGGTGGATATCTTTGCACCCGGCGCCTCAATACTCTCCGCAGTACCCACATCGGATACCGACTATGAGGCATGGAACGGAACCTCCATGGCAACACCCCATATAGCCGGTGCATGGGCTCTTTTCAGGGACAGAAACTCCGGCGCATCCGTAAGCACCATAGAGACCCTGCTTAAGCAGTACGACCAGCCTGTAAACATGCTCTGTGATGAACCTTCGGATGCGGGAAGGGTTGATGTTCTTGCTGTTGTGAACAACCTCCAACCGGACGTAGACATCTCTGCTCCGTACAACATAGACATAACGATCAATGAAAGCTCCGCATATACAAACACAAGGGATGTCACATACTCCATAAGCGCACAGGACAACACAGGCGTAACCGGGTACTACATCTCTGAATCGAACACAGAGCCAACGCTTGGAAGCTTCAACTCCGTTACATCCACTACAAACTATTCCGGCACAGTAAGCGGAACACTCAGTGAAGGTGACGGTCTCAAAACGGTATACGTTTTCTTCCGGGATGCCGAGGGGAACATAGGTTTTTCCTCCGACACAATAACCCTGGACACCACAGCACCTGTTGTATCCAGCATTGACCCCGCAGATGGTGCAGTTAATGTATCCAGAGATGTCAGAATCGAGGTAACATTCAGCGAAACCATAAACGGTGTAACCATTGGAGACAACTCGTTCTTCCTGCAATCGATAACTCCCGTTGCTCACAAAGTATCGCTCAGCGCAACTTCGCTGAACAGGGCGGATGATTCGGACACATACTACTTCATACCTAATGAAGAGCTCTATTCTGGAACATCTTACAGACTCAGCATAACTACCGATATTGAGGATCTGGCAGGCAACAGTATGGCAGAGCTTTTCACCTCATCCTTCACCACCATCGCAAACGTTGAGTCGGAAAACGTCTCCACGGACAACGGAACCCTCACGGTTGGCATAGGCGCAGGTGATTTCGCAGGTGCGCCCTACTTTAACGGTGAATCCTACACCATAGAGAACTATGAGGTTATGTACGACGGCGGTCTTGAGTTTTCCGTTTATGTATCACCGGGCTCAGCCACCACAGTGACACTCAGCTTCCCCGAGATTCCCGATAATCCCGCACTCTTCAAATGCGATGGAGGAAGTTGTAGCAAGATAAACTCAGTGTTCTCAGGCAAAACAGCAACCTATACCCTTGTGGACGGAGGTAGCCTCGACGAGGACGGCGCAGAGAACGGAATCATAGTTGACCCCGTTGTACTCGCCGGCGGCGATGGAAGTGACGACGACGATGATACCGGCTCCGGCGGAGGGGGCGGTGGAGGATGCTCCGCTGCCGATAACAGCTCAAACGGATTTGCCTGGCTTCTGCTCGCACTTTCCGCTGTTCTTTTCAGAAGAAAGCGTGCATAG
- a CDS encoding cupin domain-containing protein, with protein sequence MLLKKKNIQFRKTEYDGVERCVIWTANPAGGSAYLKMKTGARFPEHTHPGREQILLLEGKLRVGMSTLRPGDFILTEAGEQHDLEAMEDSLLFVCTEKGINIMKKEPLVQQRP encoded by the coding sequence ATGCTTCTTAAGAAGAAAAATATTCAGTTCAGAAAAACCGAATACGATGGCGTTGAAAGGTGCGTCATATGGACAGCAAACCCAGCAGGGGGTTCCGCATACCTTAAGATGAAGACGGGAGCAAGATTTCCTGAACACACCCACCCGGGCAGGGAACAGATACTGCTTCTTGAAGGAAAACTCAGAGTGGGTATGAGCACACTCCGTCCGGGGGATTTCATCCTCACCGAGGCGGGTGAACAGCACGATCTTGAGGCGATGGAGGATTCCCTCCTCTTCGTATGCACAGAGAAGGGAATCAATATTATGAAAAAAGAGCCCCTTGTTCAGCAGAGGCCCTGA
- a CDS encoding CsgG/HfaB family protein, translated as MRVLLLALLILAAACTPRVKTSVLLPANFPHAAEPKTVAVMPFSGNMGAQASVALESALSSVKVDGREYFTIVDRVALQNIVDEQNLAISGLTESGDLMRVGALTGAEGIYTGYAYFDTETSHFHRKVTRCAQRDKDNKCVQWGEYNEPCTRVSVSVSLNPRLTDVSTGRVLFSYKYTKNRSAEKCASDTYYSLPSSSELKNRALNAMINEFITDVAPHTVVIEIKLMKSPAPEDKKAEELLKAGISFAEENRMDRACRLWREAEVIGRSAALLHNIGVCEETEGNYNEALNYYNSADRMLMEPEDILNESLRRIKNRLREVEELEAQLAK; from the coding sequence TTGCGTGTTCTTTTACTGGCTCTGCTTATTCTTGCCGCTGCATGCACACCCAGGGTAAAAACATCCGTTCTTCTCCCTGCGAACTTCCCCCACGCCGCAGAGCCTAAAACCGTTGCGGTTATGCCCTTTTCCGGCAATATGGGTGCGCAGGCTTCCGTTGCTCTCGAATCTGCCCTATCCTCTGTAAAGGTTGACGGACGTGAATACTTCACCATTGTAGACAGGGTCGCCCTCCAGAATATCGTGGACGAACAGAACCTTGCTATCTCCGGTCTTACGGAGAGCGGCGACCTCATGCGTGTTGGCGCACTGACCGGCGCAGAGGGAATATACACGGGCTACGCCTACTTCGACACCGAAACCAGCCACTTCCACAGAAAAGTAACAAGATGCGCACAACGGGATAAGGATAACAAATGTGTCCAGTGGGGGGAGTACAACGAACCCTGCACAAGGGTGAGCGTATCCGTATCACTGAACCCGAGGCTTACGGATGTAAGCACAGGAAGGGTGCTCTTCTCATACAAATACACCAAAAACAGATCCGCAGAAAAATGTGCCTCCGACACCTACTACTCCCTCCCCTCCTCCAGCGAACTAAAGAACAGAGCTCTCAACGCCATGATAAACGAGTTTATAACCGATGTTGCACCGCACACCGTTGTAATTGAGATTAAGCTCATGAAATCACCCGCACCGGAGGACAAAAAGGCAGAAGAACTGCTCAAGGCGGGGATCAGCTTCGCAGAAGAGAACCGGATGGATAGAGCATGCAGGCTCTGGCGGGAGGCGGAGGTTATCGGCAGAAGCGCCGCACTCCTGCACAATATTGGAGTATGCGAGGAGACAGAGGGAAACTACAATGAGGCTCTGAACTACTACAACTCTGCGGACAGGATGCTTATGGAGCCGGAAGATATTCTGAATGAATCTCTGAGAAGGATTAAAAACAGGCTGAGAGAGGTTGAGGAGCTTGAGGCTCAGCTGGCCAAATAA
- a CDS encoding acyl-CoA thioesterase produces MTDITSKPFGISRKPEIRSYDIDFAGVVSNIVYIRWMEDLRNDMLIEHYPLSKQVELCIGPVVNKTQAHYKRPLRIGDEPEALMWISGLDRLRWFITMEIYVGTKLHFRGEQSGAFVNLKTGKLIGIPDIFKEEWERYLAS; encoded by the coding sequence ATGACCGATATAACTTCAAAGCCCTTCGGGATATCACGGAAACCCGAAATACGCAGTTATGATATCGATTTCGCAGGCGTTGTGAGCAACATTGTCTACATCCGCTGGATGGAGGATCTTCGTAACGATATGCTCATTGAGCATTATCCACTTTCAAAGCAAGTTGAGCTCTGCATAGGTCCCGTGGTTAATAAGACCCAGGCTCATTACAAAAGACCCCTTAGAATAGGTGATGAGCCGGAGGCTCTTATGTGGATCTCCGGTCTGGACAGGCTCAGATGGTTTATCACCATGGAGATATACGTAGGTACTAAGCTTCATTTCCGTGGAGAGCAGTCGGGAGCTTTTGTTAACCTGAAAACTGGAAAGCTCATAGGCATACCCGATATTTTCAAGGAAGAGTGGGAGCGTTATTTGGCCAGCTGA
- a CDS encoding response regulator: MERTRLLIVDDESIVIDLYKGLFKNLQGTTLDSASNGKDAVELARQNKPDVVIMDFRMPQMNGLEATKQIVMMHPETIVVMTTAEDDEELEEEMLMIGAVSFIRKPVNLKLLKFTVGNFLEIARARKSSPQKAQPDQNDEKQKDVTVHEEPEATPAEQHEATEAPIEEQENAELDDVQSRMISSDTVKVTPQEFLDSLSEDMQEDIEDLDDKLDLVSSVVNDLHLHNTRENQLAAASAFQALAKVLNMFREFPTLSYSLNNVSSFINSIDPETFTGAAKTRLVHTLSDFEQELYTWKRKVFDERTAEDIHFNDITFLSFSLQLDSIFADENVYASDDDGTSYGDVELF, translated from the coding sequence ATGGAAAGAACACGTCTGCTGATTGTGGATGATGAAAGCATTGTAATCGACCTCTATAAGGGGCTTTTCAAAAATCTTCAGGGCACTACCCTTGATAGTGCGTCGAACGGGAAAGACGCCGTCGAACTGGCCAGACAGAACAAGCCCGATGTGGTCATCATGGATTTCCGAATGCCCCAGATGAACGGCCTCGAAGCAACAAAACAGATCGTAATGATGCACCCTGAAACCATCGTTGTTATGACCACTGCAGAGGACGACGAAGAGCTGGAAGAAGAGATGCTTATGATCGGTGCGGTATCCTTCATCCGAAAGCCTGTAAACCTTAAGCTCCTCAAATTCACCGTGGGCAACTTCCTGGAGATTGCCAGAGCCAGAAAGTCCTCACCCCAGAAGGCTCAACCGGACCAAAACGATGAAAAACAAAAGGATGTAACCGTCCATGAAGAGCCCGAGGCTACCCCCGCAGAACAGCACGAGGCTACCGAAGCGCCTATAGAAGAACAGGAAAACGCTGAGCTTGATGATGTTCAAAGCAGGATGATAAGCTCTGATACGGTGAAGGTAACACCGCAGGAGTTCCTCGATTCCCTCAGTGAGGATATGCAGGAGGACATAGAGGACCTGGATGACAAACTGGATCTCGTAAGCTCTGTGGTCAATGATCTGCACCTGCACAACACCAGAGAAAACCAGCTCGCCGCCGCCTCTGCCTTCCAGGCGCTTGCCAAGGTGCTGAACATGTTCAGAGAGTTTCCCACACTGTCATACTCGCTCAACAATGTTTCATCCTTCATAAACAGCATAGATCCCGAAACCTTCACTGGTGCGGCAAAGACAAGGCTTGTCCACACCTTAAGCGACTTCGAGCAGGAGCTTTACACATGGAAGAGGAAGGTATTCGACGAACGAACAGCGGAGGATATCCACTTCAACGATATAACCTTCCTGAGCTTCAGCCTCCAGCTGGACTCCATCTTCGCAGATGAAAACGTGTACGCATCCGACGATGACGGAACCAGCTACGGAGACGTGGAGCTCTTCTAA
- a CDS encoding serine hydrolase domain-containing protein: MHKNIIFVLFLSIFIFQTAFSAISGVDSIVKRGIEDNKFSGAVVLVSKDGKIAHLEGYGRSGRVNRPHYIVHRHIFDLASLTKVFSTTFAIMLLKDDGLIGLDDPVWWYIPEFEEGVKRNVTIRMLLTHTAGLAQWIPVYYHAEEPLGAKSYVSSYPLKWEPGAERHYSDLGFMLLGYIVEAVTGERIDNYIERELYKPLGLECTGYLPLERGLGPIVSTSFGNDFEYRMVSDDEFGYKCSEDPYSFRKWRIGEFTGIVNDANAGSAHGGVAGHAGLFGCAQDIDTMLRLLMTNGVHRGRVIIYKGTVGEFLTPDNNGHGHGWMMTGSSLKLRTAPAGVFGHTGFTGVSVFAVPECLLSVVILTNRQSAGLDENGFYPNINELRRDIADAALGLCKGVKQ, from the coding sequence TTGCATAAGAACATAATTTTTGTTTTATTCCTAAGCATTTTTATATTCCAGACCGCTTTTTCCGCTATTTCCGGTGTAGATTCGATAGTTAAGAGGGGGATAGAGGATAATAAGTTCAGTGGTGCGGTGGTTCTGGTCTCAAAGGATGGTAAAATTGCCCACCTCGAAGGATACGGCAGATCGGGGAGGGTTAACCGACCGCATTATATAGTCCACCGGCACATCTTCGATCTGGCATCCCTCACCAAGGTCTTCTCCACAACATTCGCCATAATGCTTCTTAAGGATGATGGGCTCATTGGGCTTGATGATCCTGTATGGTGGTATATTCCGGAGTTTGAGGAAGGGGTTAAGCGGAATGTTACAATCCGGATGCTCCTCACCCACACGGCGGGACTCGCCCAGTGGATACCAGTATACTATCATGCAGAGGAGCCTCTGGGTGCGAAGAGCTATGTTTCATCATACCCGCTCAAATGGGAGCCCGGAGCGGAAAGGCACTACAGCGACCTCGGGTTTATGCTCCTCGGCTACATCGTTGAGGCTGTGACGGGTGAGCGTATCGATAACTATATCGAAAGGGAGCTTTATAAGCCCCTCGGGCTTGAATGTACAGGGTATCTCCCCCTTGAGAGAGGGCTTGGGCCCATAGTATCCACATCCTTTGGCAACGACTTCGAGTACCGAATGGTCAGCGATGATGAATTCGGCTACAAATGTAGTGAGGATCCTTACAGCTTCCGTAAATGGAGAATAGGTGAGTTTACGGGGATTGTTAATGACGCAAATGCAGGCTCCGCCCACGGAGGTGTTGCCGGACATGCGGGGCTTTTCGGGTGTGCTCAAGATATAGATACGATGCTTCGTCTCCTGATGACCAACGGCGTACATCGTGGCAGGGTTATCATATACAAGGGAACGGTGGGGGAGTTTCTTACGCCGGACAATAACGGACACGGGCACGGCTGGATGATGACGGGATCATCGCTGAAACTTCGCACTGCTCCAGCAGGCGTATTTGGTCATACGGGCTTCACGGGGGTCAGTGTTTTTGCTGTTCCTGAATGCCTGCTCAGCGTTGTTATACTAACCAACAGACAGAGTGCAGGGCTTGATGAGAATGGTTTTTATCCAAATATCAATGAGCTGCGAAGGGATATTGCCGATGCCGCCCTCGGGCTGTGTAAAGGTGTGAAACAATAG
- a CDS encoding S1 family peptidase, producing MKRLILVFILLLPLSVYSADKPRIIGGYDAPKTWESITSINYAGGYQYCGGTLIAPGWVLTAGHCVCEGDQPEDVELYVGEYNLAEPTGEYQAVEEFICHPGYNTEDDYVDIALIKISGESAKKPARLLASREPLAEPGAESTVIGWGNTSIPPETTYPDILKQVELPIVSNTVCNEVFSEDYDQDIIYSYEICAGFPEGGKDACQGDSGGPMFVRDHNGEYAQAGVVSWGNSCALEGYYGVYASVADNIEWIHSHVEGGFTVASDNTDRGNLHPAEITVTSENYGFAYVDNITLTGEGADNASLSFATDDTCGELPFALAAGESCGFLLRYSGGVEDGEDVILTVSKSGDPASVRTMDFTLSYEGEPENDSGGGGGGCSAGGGGLPLSLGLFGLLYIFRRRLLS from the coding sequence ATGAAGAGACTTATTCTTGTATTTATACTGCTTCTGCCCCTATCGGTTTATTCTGCGGATAAACCCCGCATAATCGGGGGGTATGACGCACCGAAAACATGGGAGAGTATAACGTCCATTAACTATGCGGGGGGCTATCAGTACTGCGGCGGCACGCTTATAGCCCCGGGGTGGGTATTGACAGCGGGGCACTGTGTATGCGAGGGGGATCAGCCGGAAGATGTCGAACTTTATGTTGGGGAATACAACCTTGCAGAACCCACAGGTGAGTATCAGGCCGTCGAGGAGTTTATCTGCCACCCCGGGTACAACACCGAAGATGACTATGTGGACATTGCTCTTATAAAGATATCTGGTGAATCAGCAAAGAAACCGGCAAGGCTCCTTGCCAGCAGAGAACCACTTGCAGAGCCGGGAGCGGAGAGCACCGTTATCGGATGGGGCAACACATCAATACCCCCTGAAACAACCTATCCCGATATACTGAAGCAGGTGGAGCTCCCTATTGTAAGCAATACCGTCTGCAACGAAGTATTCAGTGAAGACTATGATCAAGATATTATATATAGTTACGAGATTTGTGCAGGGTTCCCCGAAGGGGGGAAGGATGCCTGCCAGGGTGACAGCGGTGGTCCTATGTTTGTTAGGGATCATAACGGTGAGTATGCTCAGGCCGGGGTTGTGAGCTGGGGGAACAGCTGTGCTCTTGAGGGGTATTACGGCGTATACGCCAGTGTGGCGGACAATATAGAGTGGATACACAGCCATGTGGAGGGCGGTTTCACCGTGGCATCCGACAACACGGATAGAGGCAATCTTCACCCTGCCGAGATAACCGTCACGTCAGAGAACTACGGTTTTGCCTATGTGGACAATATAACTCTCACCGGAGAAGGGGCCGATAATGCATCCTTATCCTTTGCTACGGATGATACATGCGGCGAACTCCCCTTTGCCCTTGCTGCAGGGGAATCCTGCGGTTTTCTTCTGCGTTACTCCGGCGGTGTAGAGGATGGAGAGGATGTTATCCTCACCGTCTCAAAGAGCGGAGACCCCGCAAGTGTAAGAACCATGGATTTTACCCTCTCTTATGAGGGAGAACCGGAGAATGACAGCGGTGGCGGCGGCGGAGGTTGTTCCGCAGGGGGTGGTGGCTTACCCTTATCGCTTGGGCTTTTTGGTCTTTTATACATCTTTAGAAGAAGGCTGTTGAGCTAG
- the htpG gene encoding molecular chaperone HtpG produces MAETVQFKAEVKQLLDLVVNSLYSHKEIFLRELVSNASDAIDKLRYLSITDESLAEGDSDWKIKIIPDAENKRLTISDNGVGMNKDDAVEALGTIAHSGTKEFIKAMQSKEVQENPELIGQFGVGFYSAFMAADKVTVVSRKAGEDKGIRWESNADGTYTIEEAEKPSRGTDVILEMKEDAAEYLEEHRIRSIIKKYSDYIEYPVTMDVEREVPVEGEDEKKETKIEEETLNSMKAVWLRSKDEITEEEYNEFYKHISHDFTDPAEHIHFKLEGTTEFTALLYIPQKAPFDILYKDYKAGPALYVKKVQIMDHCEDLLPLYLRFVKGVVDSSDLPLNISRELLQNNRMVEIIKKNLTKKVLEKLKDMKENDTEKYESFYAEFGPILKEGLHYDFSRKEEIAGLLRFSTTDESGVTDLDSYIQRMKPDQKEIYYISGGRHADLQKSPYLETFKDKGYEVLFMTDEIDDIVIPGLGQYKEKEVKSIVKGDIDLGEDSEKKEEKKKELEGLLGAVKTQLDDKVKDVRLSGRLKESVCCLVGDDNDMDPNMIRIMEAMGQSVPKPKKILEINPDHELFGEMKKLYETDSDSSVISDYSKLLYNLALILEGSQPEDPSVFAGRMSDLMVKELKG; encoded by the coding sequence ATGGCAGAAACAGTACAATTCAAGGCTGAAGTAAAACAGCTTCTGGATCTTGTGGTCAATTCCCTTTATTCCCACAAGGAGATCTTTCTCAGAGAGCTTGTGTCCAACGCTTCGGACGCAATAGACAAGCTCCGCTATCTTTCAATCACAGACGAAAGCCTCGCCGAGGGTGATTCCGACTGGAAGATCAAGATCATCCCCGATGCGGAGAACAAGAGGCTCACCATCAGCGACAACGGTGTCGGCATGAACAAGGATGACGCCGTGGAGGCGCTTGGAACCATAGCACACTCCGGAACCAAGGAGTTCATCAAGGCTATGCAGTCCAAAGAGGTGCAGGAAAACCCCGAACTCATCGGACAGTTCGGTGTGGGCTTCTATTCCGCTTTCATGGCAGCGGACAAGGTCACCGTCGTAAGCCGTAAGGCTGGCGAAGACAAAGGGATCCGCTGGGAGTCCAACGCCGATGGAACATACACCATCGAAGAGGCGGAAAAACCCTCAAGGGGTACGGACGTTATCCTCGAGATGAAGGAAGATGCCGCCGAATACCTTGAGGAACACAGGATCCGCTCCATCATAAAGAAATACTCCGACTACATCGAATACCCCGTAACCATGGACGTGGAACGTGAGGTTCCCGTCGAAGGTGAGGACGAGAAGAAGGAGACGAAGATCGAGGAGGAAACCCTCAACTCGATGAAAGCGGTCTGGCTAAGAAGCAAGGACGAGATCACCGAGGAGGAGTACAACGAGTTCTATAAGCATATCTCCCACGATTTCACCGACCCCGCAGAGCATATTCACTTTAAGCTTGAAGGAACAACGGAGTTCACCGCCCTGCTCTACATCCCCCAGAAGGCCCCCTTCGACATACTCTATAAAGACTACAAGGCGGGCCCCGCGCTCTATGTTAAGAAGGTTCAGATCATGGACCACTGCGAGGATCTTCTCCCCCTCTACCTTCGTTTCGTGAAGGGTGTTGTGGACTCTAGCGACCTTCCGCTGAACATCTCCCGTGAGCTTCTGCAGAACAACCGCATGGTGGAGATAATCAAAAAGAACCTTACCAAGAAGGTGCTTGAGAAACTCAAGGATATGAAAGAGAACGATACCGAGAAGTACGAAAGCTTCTACGCCGAGTTCGGTCCTATCCTCAAGGAGGGGCTCCACTACGACTTCTCCCGCAAAGAGGAGATCGCTGGTCTTCTGCGTTTCAGCACCACAGATGAGAGCGGTGTGACCGATCTCGATTCATACATCCAGAGGATGAAGCCCGATCAGAAGGAGATATACTACATCTCCGGCGGAAGGCATGCAGACCTCCAGAAATCCCCCTATCTCGAAACCTTTAAGGACAAGGGGTACGAGGTTCTCTTCATGACCGATGAGATCGACGATATAGTCATCCCCGGCCTTGGCCAGTACAAGGAGAAAGAGGTTAAGTCCATCGTAAAGGGTGATATCGATCTCGGAGAGGACAGCGAGAAGAAGGAAGAGAAGAAGAAGGAGCTCGAAGGGCTTCTCGGTGCGGTTAAGACCCAGCTTGACGACAAGGTGAAGGATGTCCGCCTTTCCGGCAGACTCAAGGAGAGCGTATGCTGCCTTGTGGGGGACGACAACGACATGGACCCCAACATGATCCGCATCATGGAGGCGATGGGACAATCCGTTCCCAAGCCCAAGAAGATCCTTGAGATAAATCCCGACCACGAGCTTTTCGGCGAGATGAAGAAGCTGTATGAGACCGATTCGGACAGCTCCGTAATATCCGATTACTCAAAGCTCCTCTACAACCTCGCACTAATCCTTGAGGGGAGCCAGCCCGAGGATCCGTCAGTTTTCGCCGGCAGGATGAGCGATCTGATGGTAAAGGAGCTCAAAGGCTGA